The Acidobacteriaceae bacterium nucleotide sequence GCACCCACCGTATCAACTTGATATCGCTCCGCTGCTGCAAACAGGAACGAACACTATCGAGTTGCACGTCTTCAATACGGCACTCAACGCATGGTCCGCGCTACCGCCACACGATTACAAACCGCTCACCGAACGCTACGGGAATCGCTTTCAGATGCAAGATCTCGACAAGGTTCAACCGCTCCCGTCGGGCATCTTCGGAACCATCACGCTCGTCAACGAGGCACCATGAGGTGTTGCCGCGCATCGGACTGTCCATTTCGCGGCGACGCTTGCAGCGCATACCCACAAAAAGCTCCACACAAGTACGAGGATTGATCGTGCCCAAAACTTCTGCCCGTTCCGCTCTGCTTTTCAGCGCGTTTGCTCTCGCCTCCAGCATCGGAGTCGCCCAGCAAAGCAAATGGCCTCAGCCTACTGCGCCGATGCAGGCTGGTATCGACAAAGACACATCGCGCCACTTTGGCGATGCTCCTGTCGACCCCGGACCGCTTGCCAGTGATCTGTCTCCGGCACTCACCCCCGCGGCCATCGATGCGGCAACGCGCAAGGTTGCGGACTGGCAATTGCGCGTCTCCGAGCCGTACTTCGAACACATCTGGACGTGGAGTGTTCTTTACTCCGGCTTCATTGCGGCTTCCGAATCTACCGGCGACCCGAAGTACCGCGAGGCCATGCAGCACATGAGCGAACACTTTCACTATGAGCTTGCCGGGCGCACGCCCAACGCGGACACGCAATCCATCGCACAGACGTATCTCGAGCTCTACATGCTGCAGGCAGCACACGATAGAGCATGGTCACCGGACCTCAATCAGACGATGGTTGCACCGACCCGAGCAGACCTCGACAATGTCATCAATCTGCCGACGGTTCGTGCGGGCGATCCTCGCATCCCATGGTGGTGGTGCGATGCCCTCTTCATGGCGCCGCCTGTGTGGGCGCGGATGTATGCCGTTACGGGCGACCACAAGTACATCGACTATCTCGACAAACAATGGGCCAACACCTATGCCGTGCTGTGGGACGCAGACGAGCACCTCTACGCGCGCGATGAAACGTTCAAATCGCAACGCAGCCTGAACGGGAAGAAGATTTTCTGGTCGCGCGGCGAAGGCTGGGTAATGGGCGGCCTGGCGCGCACGCTCGAGTACCTACCGAAGGACGATCCCCGGCGTGCTTTCTATGAACAGAATCTGCGCGACCTTGCCGCCGCAGTCACCAGGCATCTCGATCCGAAGACGCATCTACTGCACGCAAGCCTTCTTGACCCCGAGCACTTCCCGCTCGACGAAACGTCTGGCTCGGCGCTGTATCTATACGGACTGGCGTGGGGTGTGAATGAGGGCGTGCTCGACGCGAAGACGTATCGCCCTGTTATCGACAAGGTGTGGGCAGGCTTGCTGCACCATGTTTATGCGGATGGCCGCTTCGGCGGCATTCAACAGACAGGCGCAGAGCCTGCGTTCTATCCACCGTCCGCGTCTTTCACCTACGGCGTTGGTGGCTATCTGCTTGCAACCGCAGAGCTCAAGCGCATGTCGCTGGGTCACCATGCGCCTCCGCGTCTGGCACAGCAGTTGCCGCCTTATACGAAGCAGTTGCCTTCGTCCAAGGCTCCCAGCGCAACGACCGACCCAGCCAACCATGCGCATATCGAGCTGCCAACGCCGGCTGATCCAAACTTGCAAAATCTCATCCTTGTCGGCGACTCTACCGTGCGCAACGGCAAAGGCGATGGAGCCAACAACCAGATGGGATGGGGCGATGAGCTTGCCCAGTACTTCGACCTCTCCAAAATCAACGTAGTGAATCGCGCGATCGGCTGGCCGCAGCTCTCGCACCTACATCACCGAAGGCCACTGGGCGTCGACCCTGCCCTACATCCGCACTGGAGATGTTGTGCTGATCCAGTTCGGGCATAACGATAGTGGTCCGCTCGACGATGCTGCCCGTGCACGCGGCTCCATGCCGGGCGTAGGGGACGAGACACGCGAGATTGAGAACCCCGTGATGAAGCGCCATGAAACCGTGCATACCTTCGGTTGGTATCTCACGCAGTATGTGCGCGAGATTAAAGCTCGTGGGGCAACGCCTGTTCTTTGCTCCATGATTCCGCGCAAAATCTGGGTTGATGGCAAGGTGCAACGCACCACCGACACCTATCGCGGCTGGACTCGCACGATCGCAGAGCGCGAGCACGTTCCATTCCTCGACCTCAACGAGATCATCGCGGAGAAGTATGACGCTCTGGGGTCCGCAGCCGTCGAGCCGCTCTTCGGAGACGAACACACGCACACCACAGCGGCGGGTGCAATCCTCAACGCTCAAGCCGTCGTTGCCGGTCTGAAGGCGATGCCGAACGACCCTGTGGCCAAGGACTTCTCCGCGCAAGGAGACTCCATTCGTGCGTTCTCCCCTGCCTCAAAATAATCATTACCCCAACAAACAAAACACGCTGTATGCCTGCGATTCCAGCCAGGCATACAGCGTGTTTTTGTTACAGCGTAGAGCAGCGTTTTAGAAGAAGATTCCAGCCTGAATCAACAGGTTCAGAGAGCTCTTCGCCTTGGGAGCGATCTCCGGGCCGTTGGTGTAGCTGATACCCGGGGACAGATAAAAACCGCGAGCCATACGAGCGGTGTAGCTTGCCGTCAGACTTGTGGCGCTGTTCCAGTACTTCTCACCAGCCGCAGCCGCCTGATACTTCGCATAAGGGCTGTAGGTAGTGTGCGAGGAGACGATGCTCGCCATGTCCATGGGGCGCCGTGCAAACGGGCTGATCATGTAAACGCGCGCTTCGTAGTACTGCGTGTAGGAGTTCTGAACAGCCGGCGCATACATCGCGGAGAAACCGCCGTAGATACCGCGGTACGGAGCGGCCTTGTCCGACTTCCAGAGCTGACGATCCGCGAGCAGGTAGCCGAGGTAGTTGTTCGTCGTCTGGCCACCCGTCTTCAGGTTCGTGAAGTGAGTGGTGTTGTACATATAGCCGCCACGCAGCCACATCTGATTGTGGTCCTTGTCAGAAGCCTGCTGATAGCCACCCTCGTAGATCGTCAGCAGACCATCTCCCTTGGGCTTGAAGCGCAGACCGATGGTGTCGCGTCGAGCCTGCTCTACGCCACCCTTCGGGTCCATCGAACGCTGGAAGCTGTACTTGGTGTAAAGCTTCTTGGTCCAGTGATAGTTCACGTTAAAGGCGGGCGTCGTCATCGGCAGGTACGACATACCCACTTCAAACGGCAGCGAAGCAAACACACCGAGCGAGCCCGATGAAGCCTGTCCACCAATAGCCGTACCAACAAACTCGAAGTCGTTGTCGATGTAGCCGCCCTTCAGCTCGAGTTTGTTGTGGAAGAGGCTCTGGTAGTAGCTGATGTTGCCGAAGCCAATATCGTTCGGGCCGCCAGCGTTCCAACTGATCTTCTGAATCGTGCCCATGATCTCAAGCTGTCCACCGCGAATGCCGAGCTGACGCAGATCCCATGTCAGCACAGGATAATGCGAACTCTTCCATGTGGGGCGCTGACCGGTGAAGGTCTGCTGCGCGAGGGGCACAGGAGGAGAAGTGGTGTTGTAGGTGAATTCGTTATCGTCGATATCGAAGAGGCCGATGCCCTTGCGTGCCAGTGCCTGGCGAACAGGGTTTTTCAGGCCAAAGAGCATCTCGGAGAACGGCGGCAGCTTGAGGTACGTGCCACGGAAGTTGAGATCTTCGATGTCGCGGCCACCGGGGTGCTCGTAGTCATAGGGCTTCGGCTCGGCGGCCTTTACCGCCTGGGCCTGCGGACCGATGGACGACGAAGAGTCCGTGCTGCTCTGCTGCGCTACAGCCGTTGAGGCAAGAGCCAGCAGCAGAGCCACTCCTGCTCCGGCCTTCTTGCCATGAGCAAGGATGCGTTGTTGAGTTTCGTGGAGGTACATAAGTTTTCTCTTTCTTTACAAACACGGGGAGAAGCCGGATGCCACAAGGCCTTCGCCTTGGAGCATCCGCTTCGACTACTTCAACGACACAGCGTTGTTGAGGGTAAGGTCGCGTGAAGAAGCACCAACCAGCACACGATAGGAACCAGGCGTAAGCTGCCAGTCGTTCTTCGCGACATCGAAGAGCGACAGCATCTTGCGGCTGACCGTGACCGTGGCTTCCTTGCTTTCGCCCGGGGCAAGAGCCAGCTTCGACCAACCCACCAGACGATGTGGCGGCTCACCAGCTGCGGAAGGAAGCTCAGCATAGACCTGTGCGATCTCCTCACCAGCGCGCTTGCCTGTGTTGCGAACCGTGAAGTGAACGGTCAGGCCTTCAGCCGTGGGCTCAACGGAGAGCTTCGAGTAAGCATAGGTGGTGTACGAGAGACCAAATCCGAACGGGAAGCGAACGTCCTTGTGTTCTGCGTCATACCACTTGTAGCCAACCTTCAGCTTCTCGTCGTAGTGAACGTTGAAGGTGGGCAGGCCGTTGCCGAGATCACGCATGAGATCGGTGAGCGACTCGCCCTTCTTGATCGTCGGCTCCGAAGCCTTCGGCGTCGGAACGAGTTCGGGACGGGGCAGATCCGCCTCTGCAATGGGGAACGTAACAGGCAGCTTTGCTGTCGGGTTCACTGCACCAGAAAGCACGCGGGCAAGAGCCTCGGCTCCACGAATGCCGGGGAACCAGGCCTCGACAATGCCGCTGACCTTCGGAGCCCAGGGCATAACGATCGGTCCGCCGGATTCAACAACTACGACGGTCTTCGTGTTCGCCGCGCTCACGGCGTTGATCAGCTTCTCCTGATCGGGGCTGAGGTGCAGCGTCTTCTGGTCAAAGCCTTCTGCCGACCACTGGTAGCCGAAGACAATCGCAACGTCGGAGTTATGAGCGAGCTTGGCAGCTGCGTTCACATCGCTACCGCTGTTGAAGGTGACGCTCGCATTGGGGAACTCAGCACGAATCGCCGCCAGAGGAGCATCGCGGAACCAGGCCGGACGGATGAACGAGTCAAACACGCCGTTGCCCGGAGGAGGAGGAGGAACCGGCGTGCCGCCTGCAGGATCTACCTGTGCGGAGCCGCCACCACCAACCACGCCGACATCCGCATGACCGCCGATGATAGCGATCTTAAGAGGCTGTACGGGGTTCAGCGGCAGGAGGTTGCCCTCGTTCTTTAGCAGCACGATGCTCTTCTCTTCCAGAGCCTGCGCCACCTTGTAGCCATGATCGACGTCGACGACGCCCTTCTCAGCTGGGTGATCGATGATGCCACTGGAGAACTCTGCGCGCAGAATGCGTACGACGTGGTCATCGAGTTCGGCCATCGAAACTTCGTGATCTTCAACGGCCTTCTTCAGCGGTGCGCCGTAGAAAAAGTCGTTCGGCTGCTCCATATCGAGGCCTGCGTGCGAGGCCTTCACCGCGCTGTGCGTGCCGCCCCAGTCCGAAAGCACGAAGCCGTCGAAGTGGAAGTCGCCCTTGAGGACATCCTTCAGCAGATAGTCGTTCTCGCAGGCGTGGTCGCCATTGACAAGGTTGTAAGAGCACATCACGGCAGAAGGCTTGGCGATGCCGAGCGCAATCTCAAACGCTAGCAGATCGCTCTCGCGCATGCTGCGCTTGTCGATGATGGCATTGACGGCGAAGCGGCCGTTTTCCTGGTCATTGATCGCATAGTGCTTGATGTCGCTAATGACATGCTGCTCGCGCTCACCCAGCATCAGGTTGCCGTCCATCGTCCCAGCGAGCAATGGGTCTTCGCCGGCGTACTCGAAGGTGCGACCGTCACGCGGCTCTCGGGTCAGGTTCACGCCGCCGCCGAGGGTCATGTTGTAGCCCTGCAGGCGAAGTTCGGTCGCAATCAGCGCACCGTACTCATACGCCGAGTGCGGCTCCCAAGAGCTCGTTGCTCCCAGAACGCTGGGCAGCGCCGTGGAGTAGCGTCCGTTCGCCGCACTGCGGGTCACGCCATATGCTGCGTCCGCCATCTGGATCGCCGGGATGCCGAGACGCGGCACACCAAGCGTCTGACCTGCGCCGCCGTTCGAGCTTGCCGGGACACCTTCTTCACCGGGCATACCGTAGCCGTGAACGAGGCCGATCTTTTCATCCAGCGTCATCTCTTTCAGGACGAGGTGAGCGCGCTGATCCGGGGTGAGGGACTTGTTGTCCCACGCATGCGTCTGGGCCGAGAGGCTCGGCACGAGCGTCGCGGCGAAAGCAAGCGGCAGACCCCAGCCAAGCAAATTCGAATTCTTCATGATTCTTCCTTCCTCGTTTGTGGCGGTCTAGGACTCGAAAACCGCTTTCATCAAACTCGCCCATAGTCGCGAACCTGCAGGGTTGTTTGGGAAGGATGGATACGGTAGTGATGGCGTACTAAAACATAAACACTGCAATAAAAAGACTTACGTTATACGTAACAAGCCACTTGATACACTGAAACAGGACAAAATGGCGATAGCGAGCACGAGCAGCGACGATTGGAAGAGCCCGGCAAGTAATGTAGCGGTGCTCGCGCAGCTTGAACTGCTGCTCGCCAGCCCGCTCTTCAACCAGAGCAAACGCTACCCGGCGTTCCTGCGCTACGTCGTAGAAAAAACGCTCGCCGGAGCGGAAGACGACCTCAAGGAACGGACAATTGGCGTCGAGGTTTTCGGCCGCCAACCGACGTACGACACCAATCTCGATCCCACCGTACGCTTGACTGCCGCCGAAGTACGCAAACGGCTGGCACAGTATTACCAGCAGGCCGAGCATGTGCAGCAGCTTCACATTGAGATCCGCGCCGGGTCCTACGTCCCGACCTTTGTGGGGCAACAGATAGCAGAAGCTCCGCTGGCTCCACTCCCCGAACCGGTCGCCGCTCAAGCGTTGCTGATCAGCGAAACGCCACAGCCGACAGTTCTGTCCAGTTCCGCTCCCCAAACACCTGCAACAAAGCGAGCGCCCCTGGCATATGTAGCAGGACTGTTGCTGGTCGCCGCACTCGCCACCTGGTTCTGGACGAAAACACGGAGTTCGCAGGCTGAATCCGGCATTTTCTGGTCGGCGATCCTGCAGGACCCCAATCCCGCTCTTCTCGTCGTCCCGGACCTCTCCCA carries:
- a CDS encoding GDSL-type esterase/lipase family protein; the protein is MRTGDVVLIQFGHNDSGPLDDAARARGSMPGVGDETREIENPVMKRHETVHTFGWYLTQYVREIKARGATPVLCSMIPRKIWVDGKVQRTTDTYRGWTRTIAEREHVPFLDLNEIIAEKYDALGSAAVEPLFGDEHTHTTAAGAILNAQAVVAGLKAMPNDPVAKDFSAQGDSIRAFSPASK
- a CDS encoding carbohydrate porin, with protein sequence MYLHETQQRILAHGKKAGAGVALLLALASTAVAQQSSTDSSSSIGPQAQAVKAAEPKPYDYEHPGGRDIEDLNFRGTYLKLPPFSEMLFGLKNPVRQALARKGIGLFDIDDNEFTYNTTSPPVPLAQQTFTGQRPTWKSSHYPVLTWDLRQLGIRGGQLEIMGTIQKISWNAGGPNDIGFGNISYYQSLFHNKLELKGGYIDNDFEFVGTAIGGQASSGSLGVFASLPFEVGMSYLPMTTPAFNVNYHWTKKLYTKYSFQRSMDPKGGVEQARRDTIGLRFKPKGDGLLTIYEGGYQQASDKDHNQMWLRGGYMYNTTHFTNLKTGGQTTNNYLGYLLADRQLWKSDKAAPYRGIYGGFSAMYAPAVQNSYTQYYEARVYMISPFARRPMDMASIVSSHTTYSPYAKYQAAAAGEKYWNSATSLTASYTARMARGFYLSPGISYTNGPEIAPKAKSSLNLLIQAGIFF
- a CDS encoding glycoside hydrolase family 88 protein; protein product: MPKTSARSALLFSAFALASSIGVAQQSKWPQPTAPMQAGIDKDTSRHFGDAPVDPGPLASDLSPALTPAAIDAATRKVADWQLRVSEPYFEHIWTWSVLYSGFIAASESTGDPKYREAMQHMSEHFHYELAGRTPNADTQSIAQTYLELYMLQAAHDRAWSPDLNQTMVAPTRADLDNVINLPTVRAGDPRIPWWWCDALFMAPPVWARMYAVTGDHKYIDYLDKQWANTYAVLWDADEHLYARDETFKSQRSLNGKKIFWSRGEGWVMGGLARTLEYLPKDDPRRAFYEQNLRDLAAAVTRHLDPKTHLLHASLLDPEHFPLDETSGSALYLYGLAWGVNEGVLDAKTYRPVIDKVWAGLLHHVYADGRFGGIQQTGAEPAFYPPSASFTYGVGGYLLATAELKRMSLGHHAPPRLAQQLPPYTKQLPSSKAPSATTDPANHAHIELPTPADPNLQNLILVGDSTVRNGKGDGANNQMGWGDELAQYFDLSKINVVNRAIGWPQLSHLHHRRPLGVDPALHPHWRCCADPVRA
- a CDS encoding glycoside hydrolase family 3 C-terminal domain-containing protein → MKNSNLLGWGLPLAFAATLVPSLSAQTHAWDNKSLTPDQRAHLVLKEMTLDEKIGLVHGYGMPGEEGVPASSNGGAGQTLGVPRLGIPAIQMADAAYGVTRSAANGRYSTALPSVLGATSSWEPHSAYEYGALIATELRLQGYNMTLGGGVNLTREPRDGRTFEYAGEDPLLAGTMDGNLMLGEREQHVISDIKHYAINDQENGRFAVNAIIDKRSMRESDLLAFEIALGIAKPSAVMCSYNLVNGDHACENDYLLKDVLKGDFHFDGFVLSDWGGTHSAVKASHAGLDMEQPNDFFYGAPLKKAVEDHEVSMAELDDHVVRILRAEFSSGIIDHPAEKGVVDVDHGYKVAQALEEKSIVLLKNEGNLLPLNPVQPLKIAIIGGHADVGVVGGGGSAQVDPAGGTPVPPPPPGNGVFDSFIRPAWFRDAPLAAIRAEFPNASVTFNSGSDVNAAAKLAHNSDVAIVFGYQWSAEGFDQKTLHLSPDQEKLINAVSAANTKTVVVVESGGPIVMPWAPKVSGIVEAWFPGIRGAEALARVLSGAVNPTAKLPVTFPIAEADLPRPELVPTPKASEPTIKKGESLTDLMRDLGNGLPTFNVHYDEKLKVGYKWYDAEHKDVRFPFGFGLSYTTYAYSKLSVEPTAEGLTVHFTVRNTGKRAGEEIAQVYAELPSAAGEPPHRLVGWSKLALAPGESKEATVTVSRKMLSLFDVAKNDWQLTPGSYRVLVGASSRDLTLNNAVSLK